The stretch of DNA TATTCCACCCTGTCGGGAGACGGCGGGCTGCATCTGTTCATGGCGTTTGAGCAGGGATTCAATACAAGGGAATTGCTGGCGGCCTGCTCGCAAAGAGGCGTAATCTTTACGCCGGGGGACAATTTCTATACGGATGAAACTGGCGGGAACACGCTGCGTCTCGGGTTCTCCAGAGTGGCTGATGAGGATATCCGCAAGGGAATCGCCATCATCGGCGAAGCGGCGAGAGAGCTGCTGAATAGATCGGATCATGCGACGACGGCGCCCAAAAAATAAGCAAAGTAAAAAAAGAGCACATCCATGTGAACGAAAGGGAGCGGGAAATATGAGAGTTGGCGTAATTATGGGCGGCATATCGTCGGAAAGAGAGATTTCGCTGAAGACGGGCGAGGAGATGTTAAAAAAGCTGGACCCTGCCAAATACGAGGCCGTTCCGGTTGTCATTAACAAGAAGGAAGAGCTGGCGGAGAAGGTGCGCGGCCTCGATCTCGCGCTGCTGGCACTGCACGGGGCCTTCGGCGAGGATGGCACCGTGCAGGCCGTGCTGGAATCGCTGAACATTCCGTATACAGGCAGCGGCGTGCTGTCCAGCGCCATCTGCATGGATAAGGATGTGTCAAAAAGACTTCTGCGCGCAGCCGGCATCCCAACAGCCGATTGGCTCTGCTGGAACCATATTAGCGAGTTTGCGCCTGAGGCGGTGGAGAAGCTTGGTTATCCGGTTATCGTCAAGCCTTCCTCTGGCGGTTCCAGCATCGGCATGGTCAAGGTGAATGAACCGGGTGGACTGCGGGCCGCCGTAACAGAGGCTTTCCGCTGGGACCGGTCGGTCATGGTGGAACGTTATGTCCAGGGAACGGAAATTACATGTCCCATCCTGGACGGCCGCACGCTTCCGGCGCTCGGCATCATTCCCCAGACTTCGGAATATTTCGACTTCGACGCCAAGTATACCGAGAACGGAGCACTTGAGGAGATCGCCGTTCTGCCCGCTGACCTGGAGCGCAAGGTGCGGCAGATCTCCTTGGACTGCTGCCGGACGCTGAAATGCAGCGTATACGCCCGGATCGATATCATCGTCTCGGACGGCGTCCCTTTCGTGCTTGAGGTGAATACTCTGCCGGGCATGACCTCGGCCAGCCTGCTGCCCAAGAGCGCCAAGGCCGCGGGCATGACATTTAGCGGTCTGCTGGATGCCATCATCG from Paenibacillus sophorae encodes:
- a CDS encoding D-alanine--D-alanine ligase yields the protein MRVGVIMGGISSEREISLKTGEEMLKKLDPAKYEAVPVVINKKEELAEKVRGLDLALLALHGAFGEDGTVQAVLESLNIPYTGSGVLSSAICMDKDVSKRLLRAAGIPTADWLCWNHISEFAPEAVEKLGYPVIVKPSSGGSSIGMVKVNEPGGLRAAVTEAFRWDRSVMVERYVQGTEITCPILDGRTLPALGIIPQTSEYFDFDAKYTENGALEEIAVLPADLERKVRQISLDCCRTLKCSVYARIDIIVSDGVPFVLEVNTLPGMTSASLLPKSAKAAGMTFSGLLDAIIAASLKERGVPVHVQ